CAGATGCCCGTCCGGAGTCTCTTATGTTTTAGAAAACCGGCAAGTTTTAAAAAGAACTTTTCCACTTGTATTTGAAGCGTCAAGAATTCGTCCCGTTGATGATTATCCAAATAGACTATCCCGAATGCTGCAGTTTTTAGCTCCTGAAAGTGTTGAGTCTCCTAAGGTGGCACTACTTACGCCCGGTATATACAATTCAGCATATTTTGAACACTCTTTCTTAGCCCAGCAGACCGGTATTGAACTTGTAGAGGGCAATGACTTGGTTGTACAAGATGGGTTTGTATATATGAGGACAACAAAAGGTTTTGAAAAAGTAGATGTTATTTATCGAAGAATTGATGACGATTTTCTTGATCCTTTATCTTTTAATCCAGATTCTCTGCTTGGAGTGCCGGGTATTATGAATGCATATAAATCAGGAAAGCTTGCTCTTGCCAATGCCCCTGGTACTGGAGTGGCAGATGACAAAGTGGTCTATGCATATGTTCCTAAAATCATAAAGTATTACTTAGATGAAGATCCAATACTTCCCAATGTTCCGACGTATGTATGCTGGGATGATAAAGAGCGGGAATATGTATTAAACAACTTGGACAAATTAGTGGTCAAGCCTGCTAACGAGTCAGGTGGTTATGGGATGCTAATGGGTACTCAGGCTACTCCAAAACAAAGAATAGAGTTTGCAGAAAAAATAAAAGAAAACCCCAGAAATTATATTGCACAGCCTACACTCTCACTCTCTAGAGTGCCAATTATAGTAGATGATGATCACTATGAGGGGCGGCATGTCGACCTTCGTCCTTATGTTCTTTATGGAGAGGACATATACGTTATGCCGGGAGGGCTTACAAGGGTTGCGCTCAAAAAAGGCTCTCTTGTTGTTAATTCTTCTCAAGGCGGTGGCAGCAAAGATACTTGGGTTTTAAGTAGTCTGCCAAAAAGTTAGTTGGTTTGATGGTGAAAAACTATGCTTAGTAGAGTAGCTAGCTCAATATACTGGATGGCCCGATACATGGAAAGGGCCGAGAATATTGCCCGATTCGTAGATGTGAATCTTCATCTAATGTTAGATGGTCCCGTAGAAACTGAAGAGCAGTGGGAACCGCTTGTAATAGTTACCGGAGATCACAAACAGTTTAAGGAAAGATACGGGGTTGCAAATAAAGATAATGTTATAAATTTTCTTACATTTGATAGAGAAAATCCAAATTCTATAATTTCATCAGTTAGTTCTGCCAGAGAAAATGCGCGTTCAGTCAGAGAGGTTATTTCTTCAGAGATGTGGGCGCAGATAAATCAATTCTACTACGATTTGCTAGATGCAGAAAAAGCAGGAGTCGCGCTTGATACGCCGTATGATTTTTATAATAGGATAAAGTCATATAGTCACCTGTTTATAGGTACCACTGATACGACTATGTCGCATGGGGAGTCTTGGCATTTTGACCAAGTGGGGAGGTTGCTTGAGAGGGCCGACAAAACTTCAAGGATACTTGATGTTAAATATTTTTTCCTTCTACCAAGGGTAGAAGATGTTGGAACTCCAATAGATAATATAGGCTGGGCTGCATTATTAAATTCCGCAAGCGCCTTTGAAATGTATAGGAAGAAGTTTAGAAGAATTACGCCTAATGATGTTGCGATGTTTCTAATATTGGATCTTAAATTTCCAAGATCAATCAGATATTGCCTTCTAAAAGCCCAGATTTCGCTTCATGAAATCACAGGAACGGTTATCGGAACATTCACCAACAAAGCAGAAAGACGTCTTGGGCGTCTTCGCTCTGAGCTTGACTACGCAAATATAGATGAAATAATTTCTGTTGGACTGCATGAGTTCTTAGACAGTTTCCAGACCAAGTTAAACGGAGTAGGGGACGCAATATTTGATACATTTTTCTCTCTACGTCCTACGGAAAAGGAAATGCAATCTAGAGAGGCTTCACAGTGACATTTTGTGTTGGAATGAAAGTTAGAAAAGGACTTGTAGGTATTGCTGATACTCTTGTGACTACAGGCACCGAATCAATAACTGCTAGAAAAGTTA
This region of Thermodesulfobacteriota bacterium genomic DNA includes:
- a CDS encoding circularly permuted type 2 ATP-grasp protein; this translates as IFPFDILPRIIEPGDWELIESGLKQRIYALNLFIDDVYHDQKILKDGVIPKEILYSSKCIQPQCEGLNPPKGIWCHITGSDLVRDRDGSFYVLEDNLRCPSGVSYVLENRQVLKRTFPLVFEASRIRPVDDYPNRLSRMLQFLAPESVESPKVALLTPGIYNSAYFEHSFLAQQTGIELVEGNDLVVQDGFVYMRTTKGFEKVDVIYRRIDDDFLDPLSFNPDSLLGVPGIMNAYKSGKLALANAPGTGVADDKVVYAYVPKIIKYYLDEDPILPNVPTYVCWDDKEREYVLNNLDKLVVKPANESGGYGMLMGTQATPKQRIEFAEKIKENPRNYIAQPTLSLSRVPIIVDDDHYEGRHVDLRPYVLYGEDIYVMPGGLTRVALKKGSLVVNSSQGGGSKDTWVLSSLPKS
- a CDS encoding alpha-E domain-containing protein, which encodes MLSRVASSIYWMARYMERAENIARFVDVNLHLMLDGPVETEEQWEPLVIVTGDHKQFKERYGVANKDNVINFLTFDRENPNSIISSVSSARENARSVREVISSEMWAQINQFYYDLLDAEKAGVALDTPYDFYNRIKSYSHLFIGTTDTTMSHGESWHFDQVGRLLERADKTSRILDVKYFFLLPRVEDVGTPIDNIGWAALLNSASAFEMYRKKFRRITPNDVAMFLILDLKFPRSIRYCLLKAQISLHEITGTVIGTFTNKAERRLGRLRSELDYANIDEIISVGLHEFLDSFQTKLNGVGDAIFDTFFSLRPTEKEMQSREASQ